The following proteins come from a genomic window of Anopheles ziemanni chromosome 3, idAnoZiCoDA_A2_x.2, whole genome shotgun sequence:
- the LOC131285103 gene encoding mucin-2-like: MVDQAQRGAVRFSSRSQKNDPEPESFDSPVNLDGAPQTVQNDRFVRRRTTTSIPLVKQDTSSPSFRRELARTGQPRPTATRRSFTTTEEDGDPPKVRRVGQRAKQQIPSRSESSTRDTFARRVDTDVVDYLPPVANEVVTTNTENVAINRRRPKQRQFRVDTTTIASPRPTVSRGRLERKSNRLTAETSKLSNAASEDVLGSSERPAGQIISRGTAKAVRKPTSDERDESSSEENYPEPFKKLLKAKLIDNKLKNTYVKKLEDTPEKNGRGGTRTHSTTEQSAKISRTLVRKPTTTEATVKISRRVIQETAQQGDNAGENVSARNSRERSPPTKSSEQTYRSSRFSVEKSSSTEAVVETFRTSKESNESAQSGERLTSARQIRTRSRYTERSQQSSEEKIKSTVQSSKEVASSGALESARYSKENGTNVTSAERLQSVVQEGRKNTDIRFRVKVLSTTTPGPTTTVKLITPRPVRTYTRRQNTLSYLTSTTTEPTTTTRKPFSPAPRNSSVVQRKPPTPVADTKIGEVTKVTAEPAQKPQRPTLSPRSSAGTRQPTTIARKAPASYTRQTNPPKPKADPEDGPRKISLLYTDPLQYLRRSTPSPASETTTAVAEDNENLVELPVKKLFRGAQTRKSLPSRVGNGEAKTTIRPPQTSKPFANAALKRPPSFSAAGRGNKKAAVYTPTIPTFTTQSTVMVSPDGHTIQKPANSSTKQPSRLASLSSLSSTAALANEIGLDDGDERAVATPEVDEGGGPEESEDYSENELEPGEVQRAVSTSRQDANVVAIGHAPTAKEGGSETQVDPISSGLTQSRIDVDTPGHRAQAVTVSIFSALSEILSQPTESLQLLSSSTDAPSSTVSSTSTSTPSTTTSTTTTTTTTTTTTTTTTTTTTTPPPPPPPLPSPESSLFPSKSNDKVLELLGNSSAPPSDALPPRVGDAFVHNSYEDPADNTIVNKPDLTTASTRIAEGMVTIRPAPLADSAEIASTPTFDAWDSRQNSADSGNDIENRILSDTDEPPSTDRFLDVDLDADDDVVPLSTTQSPLVTAAESTATATATATATATTTTSATSTTITTTASPASMLLSKATTTDPQAQSERVFIVTASNNNDAILIDSATTIASTSVPSEVTTEVPLIPSPYTSVPPSPRYTLYPFESPSSIPSEPTVSTTTAMLGAAPNDSTHTLSMAPTESSDEFVDSASTTVAYTNHQSTISDDRGDTVLEHSSSFTDFATDSPELTITNRTPPSITFSTITIASTTDREQTTSTAYVTSAPMTVSRTHHPFPTVSDVTTRQSPSALPARLGSAKSPETTDDEYRPRFQVRLPALPIGFHASAPVTSPGHTLFPVTPVAVVAKSLSSTTTTSTTSTAPTVRRTTAPATTSETPRSPPRSRGIVVYGILPNNTVIRRVIGGEDEYVQTTTENVRVVYGIFPNGTVVRRYPNGTIVPEVKRRQALVEVTNIDPRELRNPNSAIYHTTEAPLVYRAPPRTSSSSSTSTTSTTTTTTTTNAIGMSTGEKRPVAHSTTTTALPPSITISPTMNQPTGTTTIIEILRKYNEENQLDAKVKSDNVFSLASAKVKQPIRTTSVVSTTTTTALVEDGIIDKSREDVRVARPNAPDLVYRWRPPATASSTESVENGVELPSTSEPKYTTAAATPSVSENTVPDMTGVGKGGRVDVDSSEVPFGGSTQESSDSAENTVNDGLVLKGSIGNILQDSRRIIPLPELPFSSTAQTVEVSTVTTATAKEPVTDLTILKNSTPVETTSSTTTTTPRITTTTSTTTPRTTRTTTTTPRTTTTPRITTKTPRTTTTPYTTSTTTTTPKPKTTTTTVRPTTTTTTSRPTTTRSYSTTTQRTRTTTYSDTEDLAFLRQLARFLNGGQLPNNNARKTTRKPTPTTSTSTTPRPTTTIPTTTTTSTTTTTTTTSTTTTTTPRPTTTPSLSTVIVDKDDPAFLNDVRKLPNFATPNPLVDTPLANRILQLAIQRDPKSIARLPLATGNESPSFDKTPTESQVKEIPKPTATTLSPEEIEKTKKQLDRELQQYNNDLKLLSNLLGRPISAKELPNLTKQLGGGGAGGGVGGGGSSVFLGNVPATVRATTTTTTTTTRRPSATADGELLKQLLLTQQQQHNSSPAVIERPEFYGKTNEAILAAVLKQRGIGPTNTNGNIEDILAQISPGARTSTLPPIVITTPRPTPRRVRPPQPPPLRSQSPILDGLSWLWREWQATAPQPRNRVPSGGANPASLNAGTFGLSGGGGLGGGVRTASLTQSYRDEGLDPDAKPINPSVTEEAPSLFGGFGINPDGQLLNAAIGVTRAVSQFLGVALQGAAKSFTSAFRPPAGATEPTDDLSYLRYSGR; this comes from the exons ATGGTAGATCAG GCTCAACGAGGAGCCGTTCGGTTTTCTTCGCGCTCCCAAAAGAACGACCCTGAACCAGAATCGTTTGATTCGCCGGTTAATCTCGACGGAGCACCGCAAACGGTTCAAAATGATCGCTTTGTTCGGCGTCGTACAACCACCTCAATTCCGTTGGTAAAGCAGGATACTTCATCGCCATCTTTCCGGCGCGAGTTAGCGCGGACAGGTCAACCAAGGCCCACCGCTACTCGTAGAAGCTTCACGACCACGGAAGAGGATGGAGATCCGCCAAAGGTGCGTAGGGTTGGTCAGCGTGCGAAGCAGCAGATTCCGTCACGTTCGGAATCGTCGACCCGAGATACTTTCGCCAGACGTGTCGACACGGACGTCGTAGACTATCTTCCCCCTGTTGCCAACGAGGTTGTCACaacaaacaccgaaaatgtcgCGATTAACCGGCGCCGGCCGAAGCAGAGACAATTTCGCGTAGATACGACAACGATCGCATCTCCGAGACCCACCGTGTCGAGGGGTCGTTTGGAGAGGAAGTCCAATCGCCTGACCGCCGAAACGTCCAAATTATCAAACGCAGCTTCGGAGGATGTATTGGGATCCAGCGAACGGCCTGCCGGTCAAATTATTTCTCGAGGAACCGCAAAGGCGGTGCGTAAACCTACTTCCGATGAGCGTGACGAGAGCTCGTCCGAAGAAAATTATCCCGAACCGTTCAAAAAGCTGCTGAAAGCAAAGCTGATTGATAATAAACTGAAAAATACCTATGTTAAAAAGTTGGAGGATACGCCGGAAAAGAACGGACGGGGTGGCACCAGAACCCATTCGACCACGGAGCAATCGGCAAAGATATCGAGAACTTTGGTGCGAAAACCGACAACCACGGAGGCAACGGTTAAAATTTCCAGACGAGTTATTCAAGAGACTGCTCAACAAGGGGACAATGCAGGAGAAAACGTTAGTGCGCGCAATTCCCGGGAACGATCGCCGCCAACAAAATCATCCGAACAAACGTATAGGAGTTCGCGATTCTCTGTTGAAAAGTCCTCATCTACTGAAGCCGTTGTGGAAACGTTCCGCACCTCGAAGGAGAGCAATGAATCGGCTCAATCTGGTGAACGGTTGACCTCTGCCAGGCAGATCAGAACACGTTCGCGGTACACGGAGAGGAGCCAGCAGTCGTCTGAAGAAAAGATAAAGTCCACAGTGCAGTCCTCTAAAGAAGTAGCTAGCTCGGGAGCTCTGGAAAGTGCGAGAtattcaaaagaaaatggtACCAACGTAACCTCCGCAGAACGTCTCCAATCGGTGGTGCAAGAGGGGCGTAAAAATACCGACATTCGTTTCCGTGTGAAGGTGCTAAGTACCACCACGCCTGGGCCAACGACTACTGTAAAGCTCATCACACCCAGACCTGTCCGGACGTACACGAGAAGACAGAACACCCTCAGCTATCtaacgtcgacgacgacggaaccgaccaccaccaccaggaaGCCGTTTTCGCCGGCACCTAGAAACAGTTCCGTGGTGCAACGGAAACCACCTACCCCGGTTGCCGACACGAAGATAGGAGAGGTGACAAAGGTAACTGCTGAACCAGCACAAAAACCCCAAAGGCCAACACTGTCGCCACGATCGTCCGCCGGCACCCGGCAGCCAACCACCATCGCGAGAAAGGCGCCTGCGTCCTACACGCGTCAAACGAACCCGCCAAAGCCTAAAGCCGATCCTGAGGACGGTCCAAGGAAGATATCACTGCTGTACACGGATCCGCTGCAGTATTTACGCAGATCCACGCCAAGCCCAGCTTCTGAGACAACGACGGCTGTCGCAGAGGATAATGAAAATCTTGTTGAGCTGCCTGTGAAAAAACTGTTCCGTGGGGCGCAAACGAGGAAATCACTGCCCTCCCGGGTTGGCAATGGAGAAGCAAAAACGACCATTCGTCCACCACAGACAAGCAAACCATTCGCGAATGCTGCC CTCAAACGACCACCATCCTTCTCGGCAGCAGGCCGCGGAAACAAGAAAGCAGCCGTTTATACGCCAACGATTCCAACATTTACGACACAATCGACG GTAATGGTTTCACCTGATGGCCACACTATTCAAAAGCCCGCTAACTCCAGCACAAAACAGCCAAGCCGCCTCGCTAGTCTTTCTTCCCTCTCCTCCACCGCTGCACTTGCTAACGAAATCGGTCTGGACGATGGTGACGAGCGAGCGGTGGCCACTCCCGAGGTGGACGAGGGCGGCGGTCCCGAAGAAAGCGAGGACTACAGCGAGAACGAGCTGGAACCGGGCGAGGTCCAGCGGGCGGTATCCACCAGCCGGCAGGACGCCAATGTGGTGGCCATCGGCCATGCCCCGACGGCGAAAGAGGGTGGCTCGGAGACGCAAGTCGACCCCATCTCGTCCGGCTTGACACAGAGCCGCATCGACGTGGACACGCCGGGACATCGCGCGCAAGCGGTCACCGTGTCGATATTCAGCGCCCTCTCCGAGATTCTTTCGCAGCCAACCGAAAGTTTACAATTATTGTCCTCCAGCACCGATGCACCCTCTTCTACCGTGTCTTCAACTTCAACGAGCACCCCTTCGACCACAacttccactacaaccacaactactactaccaccaccaccaccaccactaccaccactacgACTACtacaccgccaccaccacctccaccgctTCCATCACCAGAATCGTCTCTATTTCCTAGCAAATCCAACGACAAGGTACTGGAACTGCTGGGCAACAGTTCTGCCCCCCCTTCCGACGCGTTGCCCCCGCGCGTGGGCGATGCGTTTGTACATAATAGCTATGAGGATCCCGCTGATAACACGATTGTAAATAAACCCGACCTAACCACTGCAAGCACCCGGATCGCGGAGGGGATGGTGACGATTAGGCCGGCCCCGTTGGCAGACTCTGCTGAAATTGCGTCGACGCCAACGTTCGATGCTTGGGACAGTCGCCAAAATAGTGCCGACAGTGGAAACGATATCGAAAACCGTATTCTCTCGGACACTGACGAACCACCGTCGACGGATCGGTTCCTCGACGTAGATCtagatgctgatgatgatgtcgtTCCTTTGTCCACCACACAGAGCCCGCTGGTAACTGCGGCTGAatcgacggcgacggcgacggcgacggcgactGCGACTGCAA CTACTACTACTTCCGCTACTTCTACTACCATTACTACCACCGCTTCCCCAGCGAGCATGCTTCTGAGTAAAGCCACTACTACCGATCCGCAAGCACAATCCGAGCGCGTGTTTATTGTTACAGCTTCCAACAATAATGATGCGATACTAATCGATAGCGCTACTACCATTGCTTCTACCTCCGTGCCTTCCGAAGTGACGACCGAAGTACCTTTGATTCCCTCGCCATATACCTCCGTCCCTCCAAGTCCCCGCTATACACTTTATCCCTTCGAAAGCCCATCTTCCATCCCTTCTGAGCCGACGGTTTCAACTACAACGGCAATGCTGGGCGCGGCGCCGAATGATTCCACCCATACACTCAGTATGGCACCGACCGAAAGCTCGGACGAGTTCGTAGACTCTGCTTCAACAACGGTCGCTTACACTAACCATCAGTCTACAATATCCGACGACAGGGGCGACACCGTCCTAGAACATTCCTCATCCTTCACCGACTTTGCAACCGATTCGCCCGAGCTCACGATCACCAACAGAACACCTCCATCCATCACCTTCTCCACCATCACGATCGCTTCCACCACTGATCGGGAACAGACGACCTCCACCGCATACGTTACGTCAGCACCAATGACCGTAAGTAGGACACACCACCCATTCCCAACCGTTTCCGATGTCACCACTCGCCAGTCTCCTTCCGCTCTGCCGGCTCGGCTCGGTTCCGCTAAATCTCCCGAAACTACCGACGACGAGTACCGTCCGAGATTCCAAGTGCGTTTGCCGGCCTTGCCCATTGGTTTCCATGCGTCTGCCCCTGTCACCTCGCCGGGTCACACACTCTTCCCTGTCACCCCGGTGGCGGTTGTGGCCAAGAGTCTATCTAGCACTactaccaccagcaccacctcTACAGCACCTACTGTGCGAAGGACTACTGCTCCTGCGACTACCAGCGAAACGCCTAGGTCACCACCACGATCGCGTGGCATTGTGGTATACGGTATCCTTCCAAATAACACCGTCATACGGCGTGTAATTGGGGGGGAGGATGAGTACGTGCAGACGACCACGGAAAATGTGCGAGTCGTGTACGGGATCTTCCCGAACGGCACCGTGGTGCGACGCTACCCCAACGGTACGATTGTGCCGGAGGTGAAACGTCGCCAAGCTCTGGTTGAAGTCACCAACATTGACCCGCGCGAGCTACGCAACCCCAACAGTGCGATCTATCACACGACGGAAGCACCGCTAGTGTACCGAGCACCACCGAGAACTAGCTCTTCTAGCAGCACTAGCACTACTAGCactaccactactactactaccaccaatGCCATTGGCATGTCCACCGGAGAGAAGAGACCCGTTGCCCATagtaccaccaccactgctCTACCTCCTAGTATCACTATCTCACCCACAATGAACCAACCTACG GGTACAACGACTATTATTGAAATACTGCGCAAGTACAACGAGGAGAATCAGTTGGATGCTAAGGTGAAGTCGGATAATGTGTTCAGTTTGGCATCGGCCAAGGTGAAGCAGCCTATACGTACTACGAGTGTAGTAAGCACTACAACGACCACCGCATTAGTTGAGGATGGCATA atCGATAAAAGTCGAGAGGATGTTCGCGTTGCTCGTCCCAATGCACCCGATTTGGTGTATCGCTGGAGACCGCCGGCGACAGCAAGCTCGACGGAGAGTGTTGAAAATGGTGTTGAGCTGCCTTCCACCAGTGAACCCAAATATACGACGGCAGCCGCTACCCCGAGCGTTTCCGAAAACACGGTGCCGGATATGACCGGCGTAGGTAAAGGTGGGCGTGTGGATGTGGATAGCAGCGAGGTGCCATTTGGAGGATCCACCCAGGAGTCATCCGATTCGGCTGAGAACACCGTGAACGATGGGCTGGTGTTAAAGGGCAGCATTGGAAATATATTACAGGACAGCAGAAGAATAATTCCTCTGCCTGAACTACCATTTTCATCGACGGCACAAACTGTCGAAGTTTCCACAGTAACCACAGCAACTGCTAAGGAACCAGTGACAGATTTgaccattttgaaaaattcaacCCCTGTGGAAACTACCTCTAGTACAACTACAACAACGCCTAGGATAACAACCACAACATCCACAACCACTCCTAGGACAACAAGAACAACTACAACAACTCCTAGGACAACCACAACTCCTAGGATAACCACAAAAACTCCTAGAACAACCACAACTCCGTATACAACTAGTACTACCACAACAACCCCGAAGCCAAAAACGACAACTACAACAGTGCGACCAACcacgacaacaacaaccagTCGTCCAACAACCACTAGAAGCTACTCTACAACTACACAAAGAACACGCACCACAACGTACTCGGATACGGAAGATTTGGCATTCCTG CGTCAATTAGCGAGATTTTTGAACGGAGGACAACTACCAAACAACAATGCTCGCAAAACAACGAGAAAACCTACCCCAACTACATCCACTTCTACAACGCCGCGGCCAACGACAACGATACCAACCACTACGACTACCTCTACCACCACTACGACCACTACTACTTCCACAACCACTACTACCACTCCAAGACCGACGACAACGCCTAGCTTAAGTACGGTTATCGTGGACAAGGATGATCCTGCCTTCCTGAATGATGTG CGCAAATTGCCAAACTTTGCCACTCCGAATCCGCTCGTCGACACGCCACTGGCGAACCGTATCCTTCAGCTGGCCATACAACGTGATCCCAAGAGCATCGCTCGACTGCCGTTGGCGACGGGCAATGAGTCGCCTTCGTTCGATAAGACGCCAACCGAAAGCCAGGTGAAGGAAATACCGAAGCCTACTGCAACGACTCTGTCGCCGGAGGAGATTGAGAAAACCAAGAAACAGTTGGATCGCGAGTTGCAGCAGTACAACAATGACTTGAAACTGCTCTCGAACCTGCTCGGAAGACCTATTTCCGCAAAGGAATTACCGAATCTAACTAAGCaacttggtggtggtggtgcgggtgGTGGAGTTGGAGGAGGAGGCTCCAGTGTGTTTCTCGGGAATGTACCGGCGACGGTAAGGGCGACTACTACGACCACTACGACCACGACACGTAGACCTAGCGCGACTGCGGACGGGGAGCTGCTGAAGCAGTTACTACttacacagcagcagcaacacaacAGCAGTCCGGCAGTTATCGAGCGGCCAGAATTTTACGGAAAAACTAACGAAGCGATTTTGGCCGCCGTACTAAAGCAGCGTGGGATAGGGCCAACGAACACGAACGGCAACATCGAGGATATTTTGGCGCAGATTTCACCCGGTGCTCGGACGTCAACGTTGCCCCCCATTGTGATAACGACGCCACGGCCAACGCCGAGACGAGTGCGACCTCCGCAGCCACCACCACTGCGCTCCCAGAGTCCCATCCTGGACGGCTTGAGCTGGTTGTGGCGTGAATGGCAGGCGACGGCACCGCAACCTCGCAATCGAGTTCCCAGTGGGGGAGCCAACCCAGCCAGCCTAAATGCGGGAACTTTTGGATTAAGTGGTGGTGGGGGGCTGGGCGGGGGTGTCCGTACTGCGTCTCTTACACAGTCCTATCGTGACGAGGGGCTCGATCCAGATGCG AAACCAATCAACCCCAGCGTTACCGAAGAGGCTCCGTCGCTGTTCGGTGGGTTTGGCATCAATCCCGATGGACAACTGTTGAATGCAGCAATCGGTGTGACTCGTGCCGTTTCACAGTTCCTAGGCGTAGCGCTACAG GGAGCCGCCAAATCTTTCACCTCCGCCTTTCGTCCTCCGGCAGGCGCCACCGAGCCGACGGACGACCTTAGCTACCTACGGTACAGCGGAAGATAA